In the Candidatus Saccharibacteria bacterium oral taxon 488 genome, one interval contains:
- a CDS encoding HAMP domain-containing histidine kinase, with translation MKNLKLFPKTFLVSIGLFAAVIILAHALVYTLMPQFYLQQKERQAANNLAMLTTELRGKSAEEMRRLSQEFASMKNVNITLTIDGRDQYFQGFQSVNIVTDSGKPVDTSVVKIADGQTVDPRSVILRQGSVTDNQGRKITVKLLADVAPVTQAKLATLHILPYTMLGSLLVALLFSYIYSRFVTRPIRQMAAVTTTMQRLEKDVHYPVNSHDEIGVLGRNINELYQNLWQTIRSLEHENKRITQLEKEKIAFLRAASHELKTPLAALRIMLENMQLNIGEYKDRDQYLAKSVVRVDQLTTMVNDVLRSGNVAEQALRQEKRLRIDKLIAEVVADYTLLAKTRGMTFAVDAHPTTVRANRDMMRHVISNLVSNAVRHGDAGSVIKLTCDQHELAIENACKPLTKQQLQHVFDPFYRSSDGTKQHTDSSGIGLYTVKMLLDAKSLDYEFVPHGQGMRFVVRFE, from the coding sequence ATGAAGAATCTTAAATTATTCCCCAAAACATTTTTGGTATCAATCGGCCTATTCGCAGCAGTAATCATCCTGGCGCACGCACTAGTCTACACCTTGATGCCACAATTTTATCTGCAGCAAAAAGAGCGCCAGGCAGCAAATAACCTAGCAATGCTGACCACCGAGCTGCGCGGCAAATCGGCTGAGGAAATGCGCCGCCTCAGCCAGGAATTTGCGAGTATGAAAAACGTCAATATCACGCTAACGATTGACGGGCGTGATCAGTATTTTCAAGGCTTTCAATCCGTCAATATCGTGACAGACAGTGGTAAACCGGTCGATACCAGCGTGGTGAAAATCGCTGACGGACAAACGGTCGATCCGCGCTCGGTGATTTTGCGGCAGGGTAGTGTGACGGATAACCAAGGACGAAAAATTACAGTCAAGCTGCTGGCCGACGTGGCGCCTGTCACTCAGGCCAAGCTCGCCACCTTGCACATATTGCCATATACCATGCTCGGCTCGCTGCTAGTGGCGTTGCTATTTTCTTACATCTACAGCCGTTTTGTGACGCGGCCGATTCGCCAGATGGCGGCGGTGACGACGACGATGCAGCGACTGGAAAAGGACGTGCACTACCCGGTGAACAGCCATGACGAGATCGGCGTACTAGGGCGAAACATTAACGAGTTATACCAAAATCTGTGGCAGACGATTCGCTCGCTGGAGCATGAAAATAAGCGGATCACGCAGCTCGAGAAAGAAAAAATCGCCTTCCTCCGTGCAGCCTCGCACGAGCTGAAAACGCCGTTGGCGGCCCTCAGGATTATGCTCGAAAATATGCAGCTGAACATCGGCGAGTATAAAGACCGTGATCAGTACCTGGCGAAATCGGTGGTACGGGTTGATCAATTGACAACGATGGTGAACGACGTCTTGCGCTCTGGAAACGTGGCCGAGCAGGCTCTGCGTCAGGAGAAACGACTGAGGATTGACAAGCTAATCGCCGAGGTGGTTGCTGACTATACACTGCTGGCAAAAACGCGCGGCATGACTTTCGCGGTTGACGCACACCCAACGACCGTGCGTGCTAACCGCGACATGATGCGCCACGTCATCTCGAATCTGGTGTCAAATGCGGTACGCCATGGCGACGCCGGGAGCGTGATAAAACTTACCTGCGACCAGCATGAGCTGGCCATCGAAAACGCCTGCAAACCACTCACTAAACAACAGCTCCAGCACGTCTTCGACCCGTTTTATCGCAGTTCTGACGGCACGAAGCAACATACCGACAGCAGCGGTATCGGCCTCTACACTGTGAAAATGCTGCTCGACGCCAAGAGTCTGGATTATGAGTTTGTGCCACACGGGCAGGGTATGCGGTTTGTGGTGAGATTTGAGTAG
- a CDS encoding response regulator transcription factor: protein MTSTILIVEDEPTLRTGTEQFLRQRGFTVLTATSGEEALEKFAGVDVIILDIMLPGMSGIETLRQIRQTSDVPVLMLTALHDEPTQVASFDELADDYMSKPFSLVILEKRIRALLRRQQSVKKTLWQRGLASVDFMAYQGFYDDADAHLKPKEVQLLKLLVDNPNMVWSRQAIIDKLWRDDEVPFDRVIDVYIKNLRKKLHLDCITTVKGVGYRYEES, encoded by the coding sequence ATGACATCAACGATTCTTATTGTTGAAGACGAGCCCACCTTACGCACTGGCACCGAACAATTCCTCCGCCAGCGCGGCTTTACGGTACTGACGGCGACCAGTGGCGAGGAAGCACTGGAAAAATTTGCTGGGGTGGATGTGATTATCCTCGACATTATGTTGCCGGGGATGAGCGGTATCGAGACGCTGCGCCAAATTCGTCAGACTAGCGACGTGCCGGTACTGATGTTGACGGCGCTACATGATGAGCCGACGCAAGTTGCTAGTTTTGACGAGCTGGCAGATGACTATATGAGTAAGCCGTTTTCGCTGGTGATTTTAGAGAAGCGAATTAGGGCGCTACTTCGTCGCCAGCAGTCTGTCAAAAAAACCTTGTGGCAGCGCGGCCTGGCCTCGGTGGATTTTATGGCCTATCAGGGATTTTATGATGATGCTGACGCACATCTCAAGCCCAAGGAAGTGCAGCTCCTCAAGCTGCTGGTGGATAATCCAAACATGGTCTGGAGCCGGCAGGCTATCATTGATAAGTTATGGCGCGATGACGAGGTGCCGTTCGACCGGGTGATCGACGTTTACATCAAAAACCTGCGCAAAAAATTGCACCTGGATTGCATCACCACGGTAAAGGGAGTAGGCTACCGCTATGAAGAATCTTAA
- a CDS encoding HAMP domain-containing histidine kinase, with amino-acid sequence MKLFFSATLKLAGWYLLILMTVSLLFSGIIFQVASSELDVQLNNWSKHHKTDGHTETTIIRDHPSISTTNLLISLGYLNLIVLLGGGVCAYILARRTLEPIEAAHDAQSRFTANASHQLRTPLAVIKAEAELALSDQRASKASLRQTLQSTLEETDRLTQLTETLLKLSSANRQLETTTETFDITDLTRKLITERKAEARTVLITDEAITLTSHRLIVRELIAIILDNALRHSPRKSRVQVDIKAAHHRITVCLTNDGQIAARDLPHIFERFFSGDQRTGGYGLGLSLAKQLAGALGGQLTAASRKGTTTFTISLPKTL; translated from the coding sequence GTGAAATTATTTTTTTCAGCAACGCTCAAGCTCGCCGGCTGGTACTTGCTCATTCTGATGACCGTCAGCTTGCTATTTAGCGGCATCATCTTTCAAGTTGCCAGCTCCGAGCTCGACGTCCAGCTGAATAATTGGAGTAAGCATCACAAAACCGACGGCCACACCGAAACGACCATCATCCGCGACCATCCGTCAATTTCAACCACCAATTTGCTGATCAGCCTCGGCTATCTCAACCTCATCGTACTGCTCGGCGGCGGTGTGTGTGCCTATATACTGGCCCGACGGACGCTTGAGCCGATCGAGGCAGCACATGACGCCCAGTCGCGCTTTACCGCCAACGCCAGCCATCAGCTGCGCACGCCGCTGGCTGTCATCAAGGCTGAGGCCGAGCTGGCATTGTCCGACCAGCGCGCCAGCAAGGCATCGCTTCGCCAGACGCTCCAGAGTACGCTCGAAGAAACTGACCGCTTAACGCAACTGACCGAGACGCTGCTCAAATTGTCGTCTGCTAATCGACAGTTAGAAACCACCACCGAGACCTTTGACATCACCGACCTCACCAGAAAGCTGATCACTGAACGCAAAGCCGAGGCGCGCACCGTACTGATCACCGACGAGGCCATCACCCTGACCAGCCATCGCCTCATCGTCCGCGAACTCATCGCTATCATCCTCGACAACGCCCTGCGTCACAGCCCGCGTAAGTCTCGCGTCCAGGTTGACATCAAGGCTGCCCATCACCGTATCACTGTCTGCCTGACGAACGATGGTCAAATCGCGGCGCGCGACTTACCGCATATTTTTGAGCGATTTTTCTCTGGCGATCAGCGAACTGGCGGCTACGGCCTTGGCCTCAGCCTCGCCAAGCAACTGGCCGGCGCCCTCGGCGGCCAACTCACCGCCGCCAGCCGCAAAGGCACGACAACGTTCACCATTTCGCTGCCAAAAACTCTGTAA
- a CDS encoding response regulator transcription factor has protein sequence MRLLIIEDERKIARIIAEALRREHHAVDVTHDGDEGLNMAMSEPYDLLVVDRMLPGRSGTDIVQDLRGQGKDMPILLLTALGTTEDKTFGLDSGADDYLVKPFAIAELTARVRALLRRPPIQQPDTLQIADLVIDQTTQSVTRAGTAIDLTSKEYALLEYLARHPGQTLSKDKLIAHVWDFDADILPNNVEAYIKQLRKKIDKPFRRPLIHTVRGFGYKLEAGE, from the coding sequence ATGCGCCTCCTTATCATCGAAGACGAACGAAAGATTGCCCGGATCATTGCTGAGGCGCTGCGGCGTGAGCATCATGCCGTGGACGTGACGCATGACGGAGATGAGGGATTGAATATGGCGATGAGCGAGCCGTACGATCTATTGGTCGTTGATCGGATGCTACCGGGACGGAGCGGCACGGACATCGTGCAGGATTTACGCGGGCAGGGCAAGGATATGCCGATTTTGCTGTTAACGGCGCTGGGGACGACCGAGGACAAGACGTTCGGCCTGGACAGCGGCGCTGATGATTATCTCGTCAAACCCTTCGCCATCGCCGAACTCACCGCCCGCGTGCGAGCGCTCCTTCGCCGCCCGCCGATTCAGCAACCAGACACGCTTCAGATCGCTGATCTCGTAATTGACCAGACAACGCAATCCGTCACTCGCGCTGGCACCGCGATCGACCTGACCAGCAAGGAGTACGCGCTCCTTGAATACCTAGCGCGCCACCCCGGCCAGACGCTTAGCAAAGACAAATTGATCGCCCATGTGTGGGATTTTGATGCCGATATATTACCCAACAACGTCGAGGCCTACATCAAGCAGCTGCGCAAGAAAATAGACAAGCCATTTCGCCGGCCGCTGATTCACACGGTGCGCGGCTTTGGTTATAAATTGGAGGCTGGCGAGTGA
- a CDS encoding ATP-binding cassette domain-containing protein, with protein MAFGDKTVIQDLSFEVRRGEVFGFLGSNGSGKTTTLRALLGLYEPMAGELLVDGKPYTVEDSVKLGYLPEERGLYKKEKVIDTMIYFGRLKGLGKEEARTFSMNYLERVGLSDKAKTRLDKLSGGQQQKIQLGVTIMGDPELLILDEPTKGFDPVNRRLLMNIVEERRKAGATVIFVTHQMEEVERLCDRLILLKDGRAAAYGTLAEVKKQFGGASMDDIFVKVYGGEKQEVRHE; from the coding sequence ATGGCGTTTGGTGACAAAACGGTCATCCAGGACCTCAGTTTTGAGGTGCGACGTGGCGAGGTGTTCGGATTCTTAGGTAGCAACGGCTCGGGAAAGACGACGACGCTTAGAGCGCTGTTGGGGCTATACGAGCCGATGGCCGGCGAACTACTGGTTGACGGCAAACCGTACACGGTTGAGGATAGCGTCAAGCTAGGCTATCTTCCGGAGGAGCGCGGCTTGTACAAAAAAGAAAAAGTCATCGACACTATGATTTATTTTGGCCGATTGAAGGGACTCGGCAAAGAAGAAGCGCGCACGTTCTCCATGAATTATTTGGAGCGAGTTGGTTTGAGCGACAAGGCAAAAACTCGGCTGGATAAATTATCAGGCGGCCAGCAGCAAAAAATTCAGCTGGGCGTGACCATCATGGGCGACCCAGAGTTACTCATTTTGGATGAGCCGACTAAGGGTTTTGACCCAGTCAATCGCCGACTACTAATGAACATCGTCGAAGAGCGACGTAAGGCTGGCGCGACGGTGATATTTGTCACCCACCAGATGGAAGAGGTTGAACGGCTATGTGATCGGCTGATTCTATTAAAAGACGGTCGAGCGGCGGCGTACGGTACGCTAGCAGAAGTGAAAAAGCAGTTCGGCGGTGCGTCAATGGATGATATTTTCGTCAAGGTTTATGGCGGCGAGAAGCAGGAGGTACGTCATGAGTAA
- a CDS encoding ABC transporter permease, with protein MIFSSRFMAARSRRYVMSKMHNLGMVFKFEVLRTLKKPTFWLIALGFPVMIGLIFGIVLWSNQATKEAADKLQEQKFSITMTDHSKLIKPEVAAVMKVQSVDSEAEGIEKVKRRQTDAYFYIPKNLEKDTIRIYGQDTGVFENNKYEAVVRTLLNQSVDSRVTGSEAAVIKQKINSSLKTYKDGKESGGVNEMIVPGFFLVLFYMLVAFFSNQMLTSTVEEKENRTVEMLLTTVQARTLIIGKIWALIALSLIQGMVIVVPVLIGYFGFGSQLHLSNFDLSQIVFDPTRIAVAVALFGASFTMLTGLLVAMGAMMPTAKEASSWVGLVMILLFGPLYAASVFVSYPESTFSMVMSYFPLTAPIPLMIRNTVGNLSLIEALIGVAVLVVSAVLIMMLAVRIFRYGAMSYDSKLSLSALRMKRKADKV; from the coding sequence ATGATATTTTCGTCAAGGTTTATGGCGGCGAGAAGCAGGAGGTACGTCATGAGTAAGATGCATAATTTGGGAATGGTGTTCAAATTTGAAGTGCTGCGCACTCTGAAAAAACCGACCTTCTGGCTGATAGCGCTGGGTTTTCCGGTTATGATCGGATTGATTTTCGGTATTGTTCTTTGGTCAAATCAGGCGACTAAAGAGGCGGCCGATAAGCTTCAAGAACAAAAATTTAGCATTACTATGACAGATCATTCAAAGCTAATCAAGCCGGAAGTCGCAGCGGTGATGAAAGTCCAATCAGTTGACTCCGAAGCTGAAGGTATCGAAAAAGTTAAACGCCGTCAGACGGATGCTTATTTCTATATACCGAAGAATCTCGAGAAGGACACGATCAGGATATACGGCCAAGATACGGGGGTTTTTGAAAACAATAAGTACGAGGCGGTTGTCCGCACACTACTGAATCAGTCGGTTGATAGTAGGGTCACCGGATCGGAAGCGGCAGTGATCAAGCAGAAAATTAATTCGTCACTCAAGACCTATAAAGACGGTAAAGAAAGCGGCGGTGTGAACGAGATGATCGTGCCAGGGTTCTTCCTGGTGCTGTTTTATATGCTCGTTGCCTTCTTTAGTAATCAGATGCTGACGAGTACTGTCGAGGAGAAAGAAAACCGCACTGTGGAGATGTTGCTGACAACGGTGCAGGCCAGGACGTTGATTATCGGCAAGATTTGGGCGTTGATCGCTCTATCGCTGATTCAGGGGATGGTTATCGTTGTGCCGGTGTTGATTGGCTATTTTGGATTTGGTTCGCAGCTGCACTTGTCTAACTTTGATCTATCGCAAATTGTGTTTGATCCGACGAGAATCGCTGTTGCTGTTGCGCTGTTTGGTGCGAGCTTTACCATGCTGACTGGTCTGTTGGTAGCTATGGGGGCAATGATGCCGACCGCCAAGGAGGCGAGTTCGTGGGTTGGCCTGGTGATGATATTGCTATTTGGGCCGCTGTACGCCGCGTCAGTATTCGTTTCATACCCAGAGTCAACCTTCTCAATGGTTATGTCGTACTTCCCGCTTACGGCACCAATTCCGTTGATGATTAGGAATACGGTCGGCAATTTGTCGCTCATTGAGGCCTTGATCGGCGTAGCGGTCTTGGTGGTGTCTGCGGTACTGATCATGATGCTGGCGGTGCGGATTTTCCGCTACGGTGCGATGTCCTATGACAGCAAGTTATCTCTGTCGGCGTTGCGGATGAAGCGAAAAGCTGATAAAGTTTAG
- a CDS encoding AI-2E family transporter, which yields MKVRIEIDTKTFVRFWLVVIGFGLAGLMIYSARDALMVLGTALFLALALNAPVRKLASWLPGKSRLGGTALAFMLLIIILTSVIWFVVPPLVQQSAKFAETLPGLVNGVNEQWHGLKGFVEQNGLQPQIDSLMNNIRGQASSWAASFGANILGSIGSLASFLASAFLVLVLTFLMLLEGQEWMERLWRLYRDEQRRDHHKMLVGKIYNVVTGYIVGQLTVSGIGSLCAGAFVFGMSWFIPEIAANLAMPTILLVFLLSLIPMFGATIAGVVVGLMLMLNSVSAGVIYLIYFVIYQQIENNFIAPVIQGKKVELSALAILVAVTVGLYVGGLVGGVVAIPIAGSLKVLMDDYLAHNREPQAPPRRSPLKKALKKAAETKPAE from the coding sequence ATGAAAGTACGCATTGAAATAGACACCAAAACGTTTGTGCGGTTTTGGCTGGTGGTGATTGGCTTTGGGCTGGCGGGGCTGATGATTTATTCGGCGCGGGATGCGCTGATGGTGCTCGGGACGGCGTTGTTTCTGGCACTGGCACTGAACGCGCCGGTGCGTAAGTTGGCGTCGTGGCTGCCCGGCAAGAGTCGGCTGGGTGGAACGGCGCTGGCGTTTATGCTGCTGATTATCATCTTGACTAGTGTGATTTGGTTCGTGGTGCCGCCATTGGTGCAGCAATCGGCCAAGTTTGCCGAGACGCTGCCGGGGTTGGTCAATGGTGTTAACGAGCAGTGGCACGGGCTGAAGGGTTTCGTTGAGCAGAATGGCTTGCAGCCGCAGATTGATTCGCTGATGAATAATATCCGCGGCCAGGCATCCAGTTGGGCGGCGAGTTTCGGCGCGAATATCCTTGGTAGTATCGGCTCGCTGGCGTCATTTTTGGCATCGGCCTTTCTGGTGCTGGTGCTGACGTTCTTGATGCTGCTGGAGGGTCAGGAATGGATGGAGCGGCTGTGGCGATTGTATCGGGATGAGCAGCGGCGCGACCACCACAAGATGCTGGTTGGCAAGATTTATAACGTGGTGACTGGCTACATCGTCGGGCAGCTGACGGTGTCGGGGATCGGCTCGCTGTGCGCCGGGGCGTTTGTGTTTGGCATGAGCTGGTTCATTCCGGAGATCGCAGCCAACTTGGCGATGCCGACGATTTTGCTGGTGTTCCTACTCAGCCTGATCCCGATGTTTGGGGCAACGATCGCTGGTGTGGTGGTGGGACTGATGCTGATGCTCAATAGCGTGTCGGCGGGCGTCATCTATCTCATCTATTTCGTGATCTACCAGCAGATTGAGAATAATTTTATCGCGCCAGTCATTCAGGGCAAGAAAGTCGAGCTGTCGGCGCTGGCGATCTTGGTGGCGGTGACGGTCGGGCTGTATGTTGGCGGCTTGGTCGGTGGTGTGGTGGCCATTCCGATCGCTGGATCGCTCAAGGTGCTGATGGACGATTATCTGGCGCATAATCGCGAGCCGCAGGCGCCGCCGCGCCGCTCGCCGCTAAAAAAGGCGCTCAAAAAAGCTGCTGAGACGAAGCCAGCTGAGTGA
- a CDS encoding cysteine--tRNA ligase, giving the protein MKLHNTLTRRKDKLQPLDGQTVRMYTCGLTVYSQPHIGNWVGYIYWDVLVRLLHWQDIPVIRTQNITDVGHLTSDDDGGEDKMEKGARREGTTAWDVAQQYIAIAEHEAYEVLKLVRPDHLVRATDYIQQQIDFARGLDEKGLLYKIDGDGMYFDTSRLPDYGKLARLDVAGLEAGARVSVAGKRNITDFAVWKFSPTNTKRDMEWDSPWGVGFPGWHLECSTIARETLGDTIDIHTGGIDHIPVHHVNEIAQSESLTGQQFAHIWLHNNHIKVDGHKMSKSLGNIITLSDITTRGFSPMAFKLAILSKHYQTEGNFTWDILEAAQARLDHWRGYATLRHQTHDTLDDDDEKDEQEGTVSLLAARQALIEKLNDDLDTPGALALIDEAFSRLDHAPLENIHRGGLLQLLEVIDEVLGLGLMDATPDVDDEAKRLILERQQARRAKNWQTADDIRAQLDEKGIALRDTPSGQVWSYR; this is encoded by the coding sequence ATGAAGCTCCATAACACCCTCACTCGCCGTAAAGACAAACTCCAGCCGCTCGACGGGCAGACGGTTCGTATGTACACCTGCGGGCTGACGGTGTATTCACAGCCACACATTGGCAACTGGGTTGGTTATATCTACTGGGATGTGTTGGTACGATTGCTGCACTGGCAGGACATTCCAGTGATTCGTACGCAGAATATCACCGACGTTGGGCATTTGACCAGCGATGATGATGGTGGTGAGGACAAGATGGAGAAGGGCGCCCGCCGCGAGGGCACAACCGCCTGGGATGTCGCCCAGCAGTACATCGCCATTGCTGAGCACGAAGCCTACGAAGTGCTGAAGCTGGTGCGGCCCGACCATTTGGTGCGGGCAACGGACTATATCCAGCAGCAAATCGACTTTGCTCGCGGGCTAGACGAGAAGGGATTGTTATACAAAATTGACGGCGACGGCATGTATTTTGATACGTCGCGGCTGCCGGATTATGGCAAATTAGCGCGGCTGGACGTGGCGGGCCTAGAAGCGGGCGCGCGGGTCAGCGTGGCAGGCAAGCGCAACATCACCGACTTCGCTGTCTGGAAATTTTCACCAACCAACACCAAGCGCGACATGGAATGGGACAGCCCATGGGGCGTCGGTTTTCCGGGCTGGCATTTGGAATGTTCGACCATCGCCCGGGAAACGCTGGGCGATACAATCGACATTCACACTGGTGGCATTGACCACATTCCGGTGCATCACGTGAACGAAATTGCTCAGAGCGAGAGCTTGACTGGGCAGCAATTTGCCCACATCTGGCTGCACAATAACCACATCAAAGTCGATGGTCACAAGATGAGCAAATCGCTTGGCAACATCATCACCCTTAGCGATATCACCACCCGTGGCTTTAGTCCGATGGCTTTCAAGCTGGCAATTCTCAGCAAGCATTACCAAACCGAGGGAAATTTTACCTGGGACATTCTGGAAGCGGCCCAGGCGCGGCTGGATCATTGGCGCGGCTATGCGACGCTGCGACACCAGACGCACGACACGCTGGATGATGACGATGAGAAAGATGAGCAGGAGGGCACGGTGTCGCTATTAGCAGCGCGGCAGGCGCTAATCGAAAAGCTGAATGATGATTTGGATACACCAGGGGCCTTGGCGCTGATTGACGAGGCCTTTTCGCGGCTGGATCATGCGCCACTGGAGAATATTCACCGTGGTGGTTTGCTGCAGCTACTCGAGGTAATTGACGAGGTTTTGGGCCTAGGGCTGATGGACGCCACGCCAGACGTTGATGATGAAGCAAAGCGACTCATCCTCGAGCGTCAGCAAGCTCGCCGCGCCAAAAACTGGCAGACTGCCGACGATATTCGCGCTCAACTCGACGAAAAGGGCATCGCCCTACGCGACACCCCGTCTGGTCAAGTTTGGTCATACCGATAA
- a CDS encoding NUDIX hydrolase: MDTTLFQYCQKIVLFNQDGSAVLLARRRGEADYDGVFSFIGGKLESTDGGLVNGLRREKNEEIGSAAKIAVVTNISVNEYFVKTNGQAMVLPHYYARFIGGEIMLNDEYSEYRWVNLRELDRFEPKIETVAPMVEAVQKITRVATEADYREI, from the coding sequence ATGGATACAACATTGTTTCAGTACTGTCAAAAAATAGTGCTATTCAATCAAGACGGCTCTGCTGTGCTGCTCGCTAGGCGCCGCGGGGAGGCTGATTATGATGGCGTGTTCTCGTTTATTGGCGGTAAGTTGGAGTCGACGGATGGTGGCCTGGTGAATGGTCTTCGGCGGGAGAAAAATGAGGAAATTGGCTCGGCTGCTAAAATTGCGGTGGTGACGAACATCAGCGTTAATGAATATTTTGTCAAAACTAATGGACAGGCCATGGTGCTGCCGCACTATTATGCCCGGTTTATTGGCGGTGAAATTATGCTCAATGATGAGTATTCTGAATATCGGTGGGTGAACCTACGTGAGTTAGATCGGTTTGAACCAAAGATTGAGACAGTTGCCCCTATGGTTGAGGCTGTCCAAAAAATCACGCGAGTTGCCACCGAGGCGGATTATCGAGAGATATAG
- the der gene encoding ribosome biogenesis GTPase Der — MSHKLPTVAIIGQANVGKSSLFNRLTRARTAIVAREAGTTRDNVVGKVSYKRRASSPDEASQAEFWLIDTAGLKPAEDEFEATIQDQIADASAAADVILVMVDSTVYPSDADRQLAKKALKSGKPVLLIANKADLKGSLHTDEFKRLGIKTIIKTSAEHNIGISELLDNIAELIPPATATVPDDIIRVALIGRPNVGKSNLFNTLAGKQQAIVANVAGTTRDVNRVQVRCHSQTIELLDTAGIRRQGKQETGIEKFSVLRTMQAINEADICFLLMDVNELNVGLDQRLAGIIDEAGKGLALVVSKWDSVEGKDAYTRDELAPQISYHFKFTPYAPLIFTSSVTGQNVAKLFDLALDIYKRRHQECKTRILNDLLQKAVAAHPPAGLKSSHPKLRYIVQTDIAPPWFVVYGSNLKFVHWSYKRYLERTLREAFNFAGTPIKLSFRDEKQLKANRERIARGLEPVTKAYKQAKNAEKDI, encoded by the coding sequence ATGTCTCATAAATTACCTACCGTCGCCATCATCGGCCAAGCTAACGTTGGCAAAAGTTCATTGTTCAACCGCCTGACGCGCGCCCGCACCGCCATCGTCGCCCGCGAAGCCGGCACCACCCGCGACAACGTCGTCGGTAAAGTTTCGTATAAGCGCCGCGCTTCATCTCCTGATGAGGCAAGCCAGGCTGAGTTCTGGCTCATCGACACCGCCGGCCTCAAACCCGCCGAAGACGAATTCGAAGCCACCATCCAAGACCAAATCGCCGACGCCTCCGCCGCTGCCGACGTCATCCTCGTCATGGTCGATTCCACCGTCTACCCATCAGACGCCGACCGTCAACTCGCCAAAAAAGCCTTAAAAAGTGGCAAACCCGTCCTTCTCATCGCCAATAAAGCTGACCTCAAAGGCTCGCTCCACACCGACGAATTCAAACGACTTGGCATCAAAACCATCATCAAAACCTCCGCCGAACACAACATCGGTATCTCTGAGCTGCTCGACAACATCGCCGAACTTATCCCGCCAGCTACCGCCACCGTACCTGACGACATCATCCGCGTCGCCTTGATCGGCCGGCCAAACGTCGGTAAAAGTAACTTGTTCAATACCTTGGCGGGCAAGCAGCAAGCCATCGTCGCCAACGTTGCCGGCACCACCCGCGATGTCAACCGCGTCCAAGTCCGCTGCCACAGCCAAACCATTGAACTACTGGACACCGCCGGCATCCGCCGCCAGGGCAAACAAGAAACCGGCATCGAAAAGTTCTCCGTCCTCCGCACCATGCAGGCCATCAACGAAGCCGACATCTGTTTTCTCTTGATGGACGTCAATGAATTAAACGTCGGACTAGACCAACGCCTGGCCGGCATCATCGACGAAGCAGGCAAGGGGCTAGCCCTGGTCGTCAGCAAATGGGACTCCGTCGAAGGCAAAGACGCCTATACCCGCGACGAACTAGCGCCGCAAATCAGCTATCATTTCAAATTCACACCCTACGCACCGCTGATTTTTACCTCATCAGTCACTGGCCAAAACGTCGCCAAATTGTTCGACCTAGCCCTCGACATTTATAAGCGCCGCCACCAAGAGTGCAAAACCCGCATCCTCAACGACCTCTTGCAAAAAGCCGTCGCCGCTCATCCGCCAGCCGGCCTAAAGAGCTCGCATCCAAAGCTCCGCTACATCGTCCAGACCGACATCGCCCCGCCGTGGTTCGTCGTCTACGGCAGCAACCTCAAATTCGTCCACTGGAGCTACAAACGCTACCTCGAGCGCACCCTGCGCGAAGCCTTCAACTTCGCCGGCACGCCAATTAAACTATCTTTCCGCGACGAAAAGCAGCTGAAAGCCAACCGCGAACGCATCGCCCGCGGCCTAGAACCGGTCACCAAGGCTTACAAACAAGCCAAAAACGCTGAAAAAGACATATGA